GGAGCGAAGGAACCGGAGACGATGCCCGCACCCGTACCGCGGCAGCGGGACACCCTTGTCACCACCCAGGTCGGCCAGGTGGCCCTGCCCGCCGCCCCCTCCCTGACCCTCCTGGTCATCGAGGACGACCCCGCCGGCGACCTCACCGTCCCGGAGATACTCCACGCCGACGGCCACCGCATCCGGCTCCGCACCGCCCGCAACCTCACCGAGGCGGCCCGGCTCCTGACCCCCGACGTGCAGTGCGTACTGCTCGACCTCTCCCTGCCCCACCCGGGCGGCGCCGCGGACGACCCGCTCGCCACCCTGCGCGAGGTCCTCCGCATCGCCCCCCGCCACGCCGTACTCGTCCTCACCGCCGAGGCCGACGCGGAACGCGCCGCCGAGGCCGTCCGCGTGGGGGCGCAGGACTTCCTCTTCCGCGACGAACTCGACGGCCGCCTCCTCAGCCGCGCCATCCGCTACGCCGTGGAACGCAAGCGGGCCGACGTCGCCCAGTACAAGCTTGCAGAATCGAAACTGCGCGCCCAGGAGAACGCCCGCCTCGAACGCGGACTGCTGCCCAACCCGCTCCTGGACGGCTCCGACCTGCGCTTCGCGGCCCGCTACCGCCCCGGCCGCAGCCGCGCCCTGCTCGGCGGGGACTTCTACGACACCGTCCGCACCCCGGACGGCACCGTCCACGCCATGATCGGCGACGTCTGCGGCCACGGCCCCGACGAGGCCGCCCTGGGCGTGGAACTGCGCATCGCCTGGCGCGCCCTGACCCTCGCCGGCCTGTGCGGGGACGACCTGCTGGCCACCCTCCAGCAGGTGCTGGAAGTGGAGCGGCCCTGCGACGAGATCTTCGCGACGCTGTGCACGGTGGACATCTCCCCCGACGGCCGCCACGCCGGCCTGTGCCTGGCGGGCCACCCGGCCCCGCTGATCGTCCGGGCGGGCGGCTCGGCGCGGCTGTTGCCGTACGAGAGCAGCGGCCCGGCGCTCGGTCTGCTGCCCAAGGCCCGCTGGCCCCGGCGTCAGGTCGAGCTGGGCGGCGCGTGGAGCCTGATGCTCTACACCGACGGCCTGATCGAGGGCCGCATCGGCGAGGGCAGGGAACGCCTGGGCCAGGACGGCATGGTCGAGATGATCAACCGCCACCTCGACGCCGGCCTGAGCGGCGAAAGCCTGCTGGAAGCCTCCGTCACCGAGGCCCGCCGGCTCAACGGCGGCGAGCTCACCGACGACGTCGCCGTCGTCCTGCTCTCGCGCGCCGAGGGCTGACCCCGCCTGACCGCCGGGCCCGCGCCCGCCGGCCCGCCATGCCCGCGCCCGCCCCCCACCGCAGGCGCCCGCCCGGCTGCTACCGCCCGCTACCGCCCGCTAGCGCCCGCCGTTGTACGGTCCGTACGGCCCGTCGCTGCTGCTGCCGCCGGAGCGCCGGCCGCCGCCCGAGACCTGCTTGAGGGCCGGCCGGACGTCGACGAAGAAGACGATGGTGGCCACCAGACCGGCGATCTGCAGGAACAGCATCCCGAGGAAGAAGTCCACGAGGACCGTGATGCCGAGGATGACCAGCCAGAAGGTCTTGGTCTGCTTGTCCGCGGCCCGGTACGCGTCCTCGCGCCCGAGCAGCGCGAGCACGAAGGCGACGACGGCGAGCGCCAGCATGGCGTAGCCGAGCAGGGGGAGCACCCCGTTGTCGAAACCGTTCATCAACATCGCCCGACCGCCTCTTCGCGCTTGTGCCGCCTGATACCGCCGATACCGCCTGCCTCCACGCTACTGGCAGAGCCGCCTTCACCCACGACAACGGACCGGACACCCCGCAGGTGCCCGGTCCGTCATCACCTCACCCGCTCTTGCGATCAGCTCTCTTCGCCGGCGGTGGCGGCCGGCTTCTTCACCGGCGCCTTGCGCGCGGCGGGCTTCTTGGCGGCGGACTTGTCCTCGTCGGCGGAGAAGTCCGACGAGGCCGCGGACGTCGCCGGCGCGGACTGGGCCGGGACGTCCGGCTCCACCACGGCGGCGATGTCGACGATGTCCTCGGAGACCTCGCCGCGCCAGGCCCGTACGGCCTGCTCGCCGTGTTCGGCGACCTTGTCGTATGTCTCCTTCGCCCGTACGGCGTACTCGGCGGCCACGCCGACGCCGCGCAGCGCCAGGTCCTGGGCGGTCTCGCCCAGCTTCTTCGGGTCGATCGCGCCGAAGACCTCGGCGACCTTGGCGGCGACGACCTCCTGCGCCTCCCTGGCCTTCTCCTGCACGATCTTCGTGTCGGTGTTGCGCACCGCCTCGATGCGCGCGGGGGCCTCGGCGCGCAGCTGTTCGATCAGCCCGGGCACCTTCTTCGCCTGCTGGACGGCGAGGTCGGCGGTGCCGGCGGCGAAGTAGAGGGGGGTCGGGTCGGTGAGGGTCTTCTTCAGGTCATCGGCGATGGCCATGTGCTGGTCCTCCCGGATCACAGTCAGTTCGTGTGGGGCTTCTCGTCGTCGGCACCGGCCGGATCGGCCTCTTGAGCGTTCTCCTTGCGGAACGACTCGTAGATCTGGAGCAGCACCTGCTTCTGCCGCTCGTTTATGGACGGGTCGGCGAGGATGACGGCCCGCGTCTCCACCTCGTCGCGGTCCCGCTCGTCCAGGATCCCGGCCTGCACGTACAGCGTCTCCGCGGAGATCCGCAGCGCCTTGGCCAGCTGCTGGAGGATGTCCGCGCTCGGCTTGCGCAGCCCGCGCTCGATCTGGCTCAGGTACGGATTCGACACCCCCGCCGCGTCGGCCAGCTGCCGCAGCGAAAGCTGGGCCTGCCGCCGTTGCTCGCGGAGGTACTCGCCGAGATTTCCGACGTTGAGCGATGCCATGTCCCCATGCTGCCGCACCTTGCTAACTATTGCAAGCAGGCGCTTGCAATAGCTCCCACGGGCGGCCGCGCCCCACGGCGCGAGCCGTCACCTTCCCCCGGCCGCAGACCCCGCCCCTCCGGCGCCGCTCGCCAGGCGCTGGGCCGCACGGTCCCCGCGGCGGCCCACCGGCTCGACCCCCCAGGCGGCGCCCAGGCCGGCCGGCGGCATGTCGACGTAGATCGACTCGTACGAACCGGCCGGCACCGCGTACGTCTCGTGCCAGATCCCCACGGCACCCCTACTGCCCCGCACGCGGCGGTTGAACGCCGTCCACGCGGGGCGGTGCTCGCCGTCCTGGTCGGAGGCGTAGGCGAGGAGCTTCTCGCGCGACTCCCAGTACTGCACCACGCCGAACAGGCGGGGGCCGCCGGCCAGCCTCCGCAGGCCCAGCAGCCCGCGGTCGTCGTCCCGCGCGAGCTCCTTGAGCATGCGCGGCATCGCGACCAGGGTCGGCAGCCAGTGCCGTACGGCCCGCCAGCGGTTAATCCGCATCCCGATGAGGAAGACGACCACCTCGCCCTCCGCGGCAGCCGTGACCCGACCGGATTCCGGTGCACTACCCATTGGATTCCCCGTCCCTTGTTGGATAGCGGCGCTACCCATGATTGGATAGTGGCACTGTCCGATGGAAGGTGCAAGAGGGATGCGGCTGGCGGAACTGAGCGAGCGCAGTGGCGTGTCCACGGCGACGATCAAGTACTACCTGCGCGAGGGGCTGCTCCAGCCCGGGCGCCGCGTCTCCGCGACCCAGGCCGAGTACGGGGAGGACCACCTGCGGCGGCTGCGCCTCGTGCGCGCGCTGATCCAGATCGGCGGGGTTCCGGTGGCCGCCGCGCGCGAGGTGATCGCCGCCGCGGAGGACGAGTCGCTGGACCACCACCTGCGGCTGGGCGCGGCGACCCGGGCGTTGCCCACCGCCGGGCGGCCCGCCGAGGACGACCCCGCGGTGGAGACGGCCTGCCGTTCGGTGGAGGCGCTGATGGAGCGGCTGGGCTGGTCCTGCGCATCCGGCCTGGACATGCTCGACCCCGCCCACCGGCGGCTCATCGACTCGGTCGCCGCGCTGGTCCGGCTCGGCTACCCCTGCGACACCGAGCAGTTGCTGCCGTACGGACGGCTGGCCGCGCAACTGGCCGTCACCGACCTGGACATGGTCGAGGCGCAGCCGACCCCGACCGGGCAGATCGAGGCGGCAGTCGCGCTCACGGTGCTCTACGAACCGGTGCTGCTGAGCCTGCGGCGCATGGCCCACGCGGAGGAGTCCGCCCGGCGGTTCTGAGGCGCCCGCGCGGCGGGGACGTCCGGGACCGTGACCCCGGCGGCTGCGGACGGGCCGGTGGTACCGTCGGGACATGGATCCGCAGGAGCTTGCCAACCTCGCGCATCTGCGCCGGGCGCGGGACCTGATCGACCGGGAGTACGCGCGTCCGCTCGACGTGCCCACCATGGCGCAGCACGCGCTGATGTCCCCGGCCCACTTCTCGCGGCGGTTCCGCGCCGTCTACGGCGAGACCCCCTACAGCTACCTCATGACCCGCCGGATCGAGCGGGCGATGGCGCTGCTGCGCGCCGGCATGAGCGTGACCGACGCGTGCATGACCGTCGGCTGTACCTCCCTCGGCTCGTTCAGCTCGCGGTTCACCGAGATCGTGGGCGAGACCCCCACCTCGTACCGCAGCCGGGAGCACCACGCGGTCACGGCGATGCCCGCCTGCGTGGCCAAGGTGTACACCCGCCCGACCCGCTGAAGCGCCGACCCCGCGCAACGCCGGCCCGCGGAACGCCGAGCAGGATCCGAGAAGCGGGCGCCACGGCCGCGGCCTAGCGTGGGCGCCATGAACATCTCACTCCAGTACTGCCACATCACCGTCAACGACGTGGACGAGGCGCTCGGCTTCTACCGCGACGCCCTCGGCCTCGACGTCCGCAACGACGTCGCCTCGGGCGACTACCGCTGGGTCACCCTCGGCAGCCCGGCGCAGCCCGGCCTCGAAATCGTGATCTCCGAGCCGCACGCGGGCCGCTCCCAGGCCGACGGCGACGCCCTCCAGGAGCTGCTCACCAAGGGCGTCCTGCCGATGGTCGTCTTCCGCACCGACGACCTCGACGCGACGTTCGAGAAGGTACGGGCCTCCGGCGCCGAGGTGCTCCAGGAACCGATCGACCAGCCCTGGGGCCCGCGCGACTGCGCGTTCCGGGACCCCTCCGGCAACCTCGTACGGATCAACCAGGCGCCCGCAGCCTGAGGAGGCGCTGCCCGAGCAGTCGCCCGGCGGGTCGCCCGCTGGGTCGCCCGATAAGTCGCCCGGAACACCGCTCAGACGCTGCCGATCAGGACCGTGGCGTAGAGCTCGTCCGAGGTGACCGCGCGCACCGCGAGCCCGCCCGACGTCAGGGCCGACGCCGTCAGCGGGGACTGGCGGGCGCTCGTCTCGATCAGCAGGTGGCCGCCCGGGGCCAGCCATCGGGCGGCCTCCGCCGCGACCCGGCGGTGGATGGCGACGCCGTCCGGGCCGCCGTCCAGCGACACCGGCGGCTCGTGGTCGCGGGCCTCCGCCGGGAGGAAGGCGATCTCCCCGGTCGGCACGTACGGGGCGTTGACCACGAGCACGTCCACCCGCCCCCGCAGCGAACCGGGCAGCGCCTCGTACAG
This Streptomyces sp. NBC_00539 DNA region includes the following protein-coding sequences:
- a CDS encoding VOC family protein, coding for MNISLQYCHITVNDVDEALGFYRDALGLDVRNDVASGDYRWVTLGSPAQPGLEIVISEPHAGRSQADGDALQELLTKGVLPMVVFRTDDLDATFEKVRASGAEVLQEPIDQPWGPRDCAFRDPSGNLVRINQAPAA
- a CDS encoding MerR family transcriptional regulator codes for the protein MRLAELSERSGVSTATIKYYLREGLLQPGRRVSATQAEYGEDHLRRLRLVRALIQIGGVPVAAAREVIAAAEDESLDHHLRLGAATRALPTAGRPAEDDPAVETACRSVEALMERLGWSCASGLDMLDPAHRRLIDSVAALVRLGYPCDTEQLLPYGRLAAQLAVTDLDMVEAQPTPTGQIEAAVALTVLYEPVLLSLRRMAHAEESARRF
- a CDS encoding DUF2516 family protein, which codes for MLMNGFDNGVLPLLGYAMLALAVVAFVLALLGREDAYRAADKQTKTFWLVILGITVLVDFFLGMLFLQIAGLVATIVFFVDVRPALKQVSGGGRRSGGSSSDGPYGPYNGGR
- a CDS encoding helix-turn-helix transcriptional regulator produces the protein MDPQELANLAHLRRARDLIDREYARPLDVPTMAQHALMSPAHFSRRFRAVYGETPYSYLMTRRIERAMALLRAGMSVTDACMTVGCTSLGSFSSRFTEIVGETPTSYRSREHHAVTAMPACVAKVYTRPTR
- a CDS encoding PP2C family protein-serine/threonine phosphatase: MSAPSGGAKEPETMPAPVPRQRDTLVTTQVGQVALPAAPSLTLLVIEDDPAGDLTVPEILHADGHRIRLRTARNLTEAARLLTPDVQCVLLDLSLPHPGGAADDPLATLREVLRIAPRHAVLVLTAEADAERAAEAVRVGAQDFLFRDELDGRLLSRAIRYAVERKRADVAQYKLAESKLRAQENARLERGLLPNPLLDGSDLRFAARYRPGRSRALLGGDFYDTVRTPDGTVHAMIGDVCGHGPDEAALGVELRIAWRALTLAGLCGDDLLATLQQVLEVERPCDEIFATLCTVDISPDGRHAGLCLAGHPAPLIVRAGGSARLLPYESSGPALGLLPKARWPRRQVELGGAWSLMLYTDGLIEGRIGEGRERLGQDGMVEMINRHLDAGLSGESLLEASVTEARRLNGGELTDDVAVVLLSRAEG
- a CDS encoding DUF4188 domain-containing protein, giving the protein MGSAPESGRVTAAAEGEVVVFLIGMRINRWRAVRHWLPTLVAMPRMLKELARDDDRGLLGLRRLAGGPRLFGVVQYWESREKLLAYASDQDGEHRPAWTAFNRRVRGSRGAVGIWHETYAVPAGSYESIYVDMPPAGLGAAWGVEPVGRRGDRAAQRLASGAGGAGSAAGGR
- a CDS encoding helix-turn-helix domain-containing protein, producing MASLNVGNLGEYLREQRRQAQLSLRQLADAAGVSNPYLSQIERGLRKPSADILQQLAKALRISAETLYVQAGILDERDRDEVETRAVILADPSINERQKQVLLQIYESFRKENAQEADPAGADDEKPHTN